The genomic interval GATCGCGTTCAGCCTTGTGGGCACGCGCCAGTTGCGGGGCGCAAATTTGCTGCTGCTGCCGCTGCTCGCGGGGGCGGCAGCGGGCGGGGTCGCGGGCGACGCCACTGTGCGCGGCGGCGGGGTGAAGTTGCCCCGCGCCTGCTGCTGTGCGGAGCTCGTGTTGCTACGCCTCACTCGACCAACAACCTCTCGGCGTCGGCACCTACGCTGTGCCGTTTTTTCGTTCAGGGCCGTACTTACTCGGGAGTTCGACGAATTCCAGCACGTCGGACGGCTGCCATCCAAACACCCGGAAGCACCGATTCCGAGTGGTGTAAGCCTCAGATAAAACGGTCAAAACGGAACGAGCCCCACCAAAAGGCAGGGCCAATGTGAGCACAGCGGTACTGCACGAACGCGTGGGGTGTCCGTGGCGGGGCAATTCTCTGTCGAAATGTTATGAACAGAGGGGCGGAGAGTGTCAAAGGACACAGTCCGCCCCCTGTTCCGGCTACGACAACTGCCGTGGAGCGGCGACTACTTGAGTCGTGCCATCAGCGCGTGCTCCACGAGCGTGATGAGTGCGCTCTTGGCGTCCGCGCGGTGGCGGGCGTCGGTGGTGATGATGGGGGCGTCGGGGCCGATCTGGAGGGCCTCGCGTACTTCTTCGGGGGTGTAGGGCTGGTGTCCTTCGAAGCCGTTGAGGGCGACGACGAACGGCAGGCCGCTGTTCTCGAAGTAGTCGACGGCGGGGAAGCAGTCGGCGAGACGGCGCGTGTCGACCAGGACGACGGCGCCGATGGCGCCCCGTACGAGGTCGTCCCACATGAACCAGAAGCGGTCCTGACCGGGCGTACCGAAGAGGTACAGGATCAGGTCCTGGTCCAGGGTGATACGGCCGAAGTCCATGGCGACGGTGGTCGTCGTCTTGTCTCCGGTGTGCGTGAGGTCGTCGATGCCCGCCGATGCGGACGTCATGACGGCCTCGGTGCGCAGCGGGTTGATCTCCGAGACGGCTCCGACGAACGTGGTCTTGCCGACGCCGAAGCCGCCCGCCACCACGATCTTCGCGGAGGTGGTGGAGCGGGTCGCTCCGCCGCTAGAGCTTCCGAAGTCCACTGAGCACCCTTTCGAGCAGCGTTACATCCGGCGTTCCGCCGGCCTCTCCATTGCCCGGCTGGTGGATCGCCACCATGCCGGCCTCCGCCAGGTCGGCGACGAGGATCCGAGCGACACCGAGCGGCATCGAAAGCAGTGCCGAGACTTCCGCCACCGACTTGACCTCGCGGCACAGGTGGCAGATCCGCTGGTGCTCCGGCAGGAGCGTGGCGAGATGCGCCGGGTCGGCAGTTGTGCTGACCAGAGCCTCGATGGCGAGCTGGTAGCGCGGCCGGGTCCGGCCGCCGGTCATCGCATAAGGACGTACCAGCGGCTGGTCGCCTTCGTGATCGTACGACGCGTCGAAACGCGCTCCGTACGGATCGCGAGAGGCGGGGGGCGGGGTCATGGATCCTCCGGGCATGACAGCACGTGGTGTGCGGGCCGTCTGACGGGGCCGGGGTGGGGGGCTGTGCGCGGCCTGAACGGTTTGTTTCTCGGCAAGACCTGGGCGTGCGCGGCCTAGTGGAGCAGACTTCCCTGGAGCTCCGCTCGGAGATCCGGGGTGAGGACGCTGCCCGCACGGTCGACGAGCAGCGCCATCTCGTAGCCGACGAGGCCGATGTCGCAGTCGGGGTGCGCGAGCACGGCGAGCGAGGAGCCGTCCGAAACGGACATGAGGAAGAGGAAACCGCGCTCCATCTCGACGACGGTCTGGGTCACAGCCCCGCCCTCGAAAATCCGGGAAGCCCCCGCGGTCAGCGAGGTCAGGCCGGAGGCCACGGCCGCCAACTGGTCGGCGCGGTCACGCGGGAATCCTTCGGACATCGCCAGAAGGAGTCCGTCGGCGGAAACCACCACCGTGTGGGACACCCCGGGGGTGTTGTCCACGAAGTTGGTGATCAACCAGTTCAGATTCTGCGCCGCCTGGCTCATCGGACTCAACTAACGCTCCTGCTGGTGAGTGGGGTCAATGTTGAAACTGCCGGTCGACGAGCCGCTGCCGGCCTGCCGACCCTGCTGGATACCCCGACGAAGATTGGTCAGCCGGCCGCGTACGTCGTCAGGCGCACGCGAAACCTGCGGACCGGTCTGGTGGTTCTGCTGCTGCGCGGTTCCGGGCACCAGATTGGCACGCGGGACGCGACGCGGCAGACCCGAGGTCGTGACACCGCCGGCTGCGGGCTTTTTGACCCGCTCTGCCTGCTTTACGAGTTCGTCGTTCGGCGAGGTGCGCCAGGTGGCGCCGTTGGTGGCGTTCGTACCGTTGGTGGTGCTGTTCGGGGCACCCGTCTCACGTGCCTGGCCGCGCTGCGTCATCGGCGGAGCGATCGGGGCGGACGAGCCGGGCGTCTGCTGCGTGGGCCGCCCTGCTTGCTGCTGGGGCTGCTGCGGCTGCTGAGGCACGGCGGGAGCCTGTGGGGCGTCCTGCTGGAACCAGTTCGACTCCAGCGTGTCGAAGAGCGGCGTACGTCCGTCACCGGGACCGGAGGCGGGCGGCAGCTCGTGCGGCTGCGGCTGCGGGGGCAGGCTCGCGGCGGGCGGACGCGGCGCCGTGTTCCTGGCGGGCTCGGGGTTCTCCCGGCCGCCACGCCGACGCTGGGCGGCGGGACCGAGCGCCTGCGGGCCGCCCGGGTTCTGGTTCTGGCCCTGCGGCCGGCCCTGGCCCTGACGGCCGTAGGCGCCCGAGGGGTTGGCCGACTGCGGCGCGTTGAAGTCCGGCCTCGGGAACTGCTCGGTGGACGCCGGGTCCTGCGCACCGCGGGCCTCGGGCCGCTCGAACTGGCCGGTGGAGCCGCTGCCCTGCGGTACGGGGCCGCGGATGTCGCTGCGCTCGTACATGCTGCCCGTGGGCAGCGCCGGCGGCGGCGCGTCGAAGTCCGGCCGCTGGAACTCGGCGGTGACGCCGGGACCCTGGTGGTCGTCCGCCGAGGGGCGGGCGTACTGGCCGGACGTCTCGTCGTGGCCACGCGGCTGGTCGTTGCCCCAGCTGGTGGCCTGCGGACGCGCCTGGCGCTGCGAGGCCGGGTTACCGCCGGGCAGCTCGGGACGCGAGCCGCCGCGGGGCGGAAGCTGCTGCGGCGTACGGCCGCCCTGGTCGCCTGCGGCAGGGCCGCTCTGGAAGCCGTTCTGGCGTACGTCGGAACGCTCGTGGTTGCCGGTCTGGCGGCCGCCCCCACCGAACATCCCGCCACCCTGGCCGGGCTGACCACCCTGACCGGAGCCGGGCTGCTGCCCCTGACCCCCGTCACGGCCGGGCAGAGCCGCACGCGCACCGGGGCTCGCGACCTGGCCGCGGGCACCACCGGAACCGGCGGGAAGCCGCCCGGCAGGCGCGGGTCCGCCACCGAGACCGGGACGGGCGCCGCCGGCGGACCCGCTGCCGACCGCACCGGGGGAGTTCGGCTGGCGGGCGCCGGGACCGGCGGGCACCTGCGGCTGAGCCGCGGCGCCCTGCTTTGCCGGAGCCTTCTTGCCGCCCTGGGCGACATCGACGGGCAGCATGACCAGCGCGGTCGTACCACCGGAGTCGGACGGACGCAGCTGGATGCGGATGCCGTGTCGCAGGGACAGGCGGCCGACCACGAACAGACCCATGCGGCGCGAGACCGAGACGTCCACGGTGGGCGGCGAGGCGAGCCGCTCGTTGATCGCCGCGAGGTCCTCCGGCGACAGGCCGATACCGGTGTCGTGGATCTCGACGAGCACGCGCCCGTCGGGCAGCGCGTGACCGGTGACGCGGACCTTGGTCTGCGGCGAGGAGAACGACGTGGCGTTCTCCAGCAGCTCGGCGAGGAGGTGTACGAGGTCGTTGACGACGCGTCCGGCGACCTCGGTGCCGGGCACCGACGACAGCTCGATGCGCTCGTACTGCTCCACCTCGGAGGCGGCGGCACGGAGTACGTCGACCAGGGGAACGGGGCGCGTCCAGCGACGGCCGGGCTCTTCACCGGCGAGGACCAGCAGGTTCTCGCCGTTGCGGCGCATGCGGGTCGCGAGGTGGTCGAGCTTGAAGAGCGAGGACAGCTGGTCCGGGTCGGCCTCGCGCGACTCCAGCTCGGAGATGAGCGAGAGCTGACGCTGGATAAGGCCCTGCGAACGCCGCGAGAGGTTGGTGAACATCGCGTTGACGTTGCCCCGCAGCAGCGCCTGCTCGGCGGCCAGTCGGACCGCCTCGCGGTGCACGTCGTCGAAGGCCGCGGCCACCTGGCCGATCTCGTCGCGCGAGTGGACACCGACGGACTCCACGGACGTGTCGACGTCCTGCGGGTCGGCCTCGGAGAGCTGCTTGACCAGCTCGGGCAGGCGTTCCTGGGCGACCGTGGTGGCGGTGTCCTGGAGCCGGCGCAGCGAGCGGATCATGGAGCGGGCCACGACGAACGCGCCGATGAGCGAGACGCCGAGGACGAGGACGATCAGGGCACCGTTGAGGATGGCGTCCTGCTGCGAGTCCTCGCGCAGCTCACGGGCCTTCTGCTCCATCTCGTCGAGGAGCGTCGCCTCGATCTGCTTCATGGACTGGATCTTGCTGGAGTTGGCGTCTGTCCAGTCCATGTACGAACGCTTGGTCTGGCTCTTGAGGCCGCCCGGGGTGGAGAGCACCCGCTGCGAGTACTTGTCGGCGGACGCGATGTCGGGGTTGCCGCTGTCCAGCGGAGCCGTCAGTACATCGGCGTCGCCGTCGTAGACCTGGGCGAACGACTTGCGTGCCGAGTCCTCGCTGTCCATCGCGGACTTGGCGTAGAGGCGGTCGCTCTCGTTGAGCTTGCCGGCCTCGCGGTCGTTGGGCGGCAGGGCGGCCGCGATGATCGCGCGCTGGACGGAGGCGTACTCCTTGGCGGAGGAGAAGGCCGCAAGGGCGCGCGTCCGCTTGATCATCTCCGGGTTGGAGGTCGCCTGCGCCATGTCCTGGGAGAGGCTCAGCAGCGAGTCGATCAGCTGGCTGTAGTTGTTGACCGTCTGCGAGTTGGTCGTGTTGCCCTGGTAAGCGTCCTCGCGGATCTGGCGGATCGACTTCAGCCGGACGGCGATCTCCAGGAGGCTGACGCGGATGCTCTGGAGGCCCTCGTCGCCCTCTGTGTCGATGTTCTGCGTCCCGCTGATGAACGCGTCCCTGGCCCGGTCGGTCTTGTCCCGGGGGCTCTTGACCTTGAAGTCGGCGGGGCTCACGCCGTTGGCGAGCGGACCGGCCGACTTCTCGCGCTCCTCCTGGAGCGCGGCGGCGAGCTCGGTCGCCTGCTTGGTCATCTCGGTCAGCAGCTGCATGTGCTCCAGCTGCTCCATGTTGTTCATGGACTCGTTGATACGCAGCCCACCGAGCGTGGTCGCCGCGACCACCGGCAGTGCCAGCAGGGAGACCAGTCGGGTGCTGATGCGCCAGTTGCGCAGGGCTATTCGTGAGCCCGTGGAGACCGGCTCCTTGGCTCTCACCGGATTCGCCTGTTCGCCACCGCCCTGAGCCCCGGGGCGAGCGGCGCGATCGTTGCGATCGCCGCCGTCACCGGCCCCTGTCGGCACCTGGTTCTGGGCGTGCTGGGGCGAGGATCCGCGGTCGGTCCCGCCGCGCGGCTCCTGCTCCGCCGCAGCGCTGCCATCCCTCTTGAAACGTCCCTGCACTAGCGTCGCAACCTCTGGACCAGGCGTTCCCCCGCGTGAACGGCGGAACGGTGTCGAGTCGTGGGGCACCGAGCGGCCCCATGGGTGGTCGTGAGTGACCGGCGCTTCTCCCCTTCCCGCCGCCACTCGGCGCTGCGTTGCGCCCTGCGCGCCGGCTGGAATCTGAAATCTCGCGGCGGTCCGGGGAATTCCAGCACAGTGCCGGATCTCCAACAAGGGCCGGGCATGAGGCCGTGACCTGAGTGACACCGTGTAAGTGTTGCGTAACAAGGCGTAGAAAGTGTTCAGGGGTAAAAAGGGCATAAGCCAACGAGTCGCTTAGGGGTGGGGGGTGTCCCAGTCCTGATGATCAGGAGCGGAATGATGCCTTCAGGGCGGAATGTCCAGTTCGCGGACCCATGGGGGCTGCCCGAATTGGTCGATATGCCCGCCATCTCGTGAGGAAACTCACACACTGTTCTTGTCTGCTTCACATCTTTGACGGGGAACCGGATGTTTAGCCTGACGCTTTACAGGGATGGCGAATCCGACAATCAGCGCGCCCAAGATGGCGCCCGTACCGACAGGGCCCGAACACCAGATGAAGACCACGACGATGTTCCGCAGCACGGCCAACCCCCGACGGACCACGCTCGCGCATCTCGAAGACGCTGTGGACCTGCTGACCGCCGAGCGGCCGGAGCACCCTGTCGACCTCCCCGCCGAGACCGCCAACCCGCGCCGCACGATTCTGATGGAAGCCCCGGTGGAAGCCCCGGTGGAAGCTCACGCTGCAGCCTAGGCGCGCAGGTAATACGGGCAGTCGGCCCCCTCACCCGCGTTAGCCTGGAGCGTCAGTCTCCGGCCAGCAAAAAGTGAGGGGCGACAGCATCCCGTGCGCATCGCCAGGTTCTCCATCGACGGCAATGTCGCCTTCGGCGCGGTCGAGGGCGACAGCCCGGACGACCTCGTCCTCGACATCATCAAGGGCATCCCGTACGCGGACTTCGAGCTCTCCGGCGTCAAGGTCCCGCTGAGCAAGGTCCGCCTCCTGCCGCCCGTGCTCCCCAGCAAGGTCGTGGCCATCGGCCGCAACTACGCGGAGCACGCGGCGGAGCTCGGCAACGAGGTCCCGGACATCCCCGTCGCCTTCCTCAAACCGTCCACCGCCGTGACAGGCCCAGGCGACCCCATCGCGTACCCCTCCTTCTCCAGCGAGCTGCACCACGAGGCCGAACTGGCCGTGGTCATAGGCCGCATGTGCCGCGAGGTCCCCCGCGAGCGCGTCAAGGACGTCATCTTCGGCTACACCTGCGCCAACGACGTCACCGCGCGCGACGTCCAGAAGCGCGAGAAGCAGTGGGCCAGGGCCAAGGGCTTCGACACCTCGTGCCCGCTCGGCCCCTGGGTGGAGACCGGCCTCGACCCCGCAGCGATTGCCGACGGCCTCGCCATCCAGTGCACGGTCAACGGCGAACAGCGCCAGCTGGGCCGTACGAGCGACATGGTCCGCTCCGTCGAGGACCTGATCGTCCACATCACCGAGGCCATGACGCTGCTCCCGGGCGACGTCATCCTCACGGGGACCCCGGCCGGAGTCGGCCCCCTCAACGTCGGCGACGAGGTCGCCGTCACCATCGAAGGCATCGGCACTCTCACCAACAAGGTGATCAAGCGTGACTAACGCGAACTCCCCCAAGCTCTCGACTTCGCTCGACCAGGGGGTACCCCCACGCGTACGTTTCTGTCCCTCCCCGACCGGCAACCCCCACGTGGGTCTGGTCCGCACCGCTCTGTTCAACTGGGCGTTCGCCCGGCACAACGGCGGCACCATGGTCTTCCGAATCGAGGACACCGACGCCGCCCGCGACTCCGAGGAGTCGTACAACCAGCTGCTCGACTCGATGCGGTGGCTCGGCCTGGACTGGGACGAGGGCCCGACTGCATTCGACAGCGCCTCCGGCGCGGGCGGCGGCCCCCATGCCCCCTACCGCCAGTCGCAGCGGATGGACATCTACAAGGACGTGGCCCAGAAGCTGATGGCGGGCGGCTACGCGTACGAGTGCTTCTGCACCGCCCTGGAGCTTGAGGTACGCCGCGACGCCGCCCGCGCGGCCGGCAAGCCGTCGGGCTACGACGGCACGTGCCGCAACCTCAGCGCCGACCGCATCGAGCGGTACAAGGCCGAGGGCCGCGAGGCCATCGTGCGCTTCCGGATGCCCGACGAGCCGATCACCTTCACGGACCTGGTCCGCGGCGAGCTGACCTTCAACCCGGACAACGTCCCGGACTACGGCATCATCCGCGCCAACGGTGCCCCGCTGTACACGCTCGTCAACCCCGTCGACGACGCCCTGATGGAGATCACCCACGTCCTGCGCGGCGAGGACCTCCTGTCCTCGACCCCGCGCCAGATCGCGCTCTACAAGGCGCTGATCGAGCTGGGCATCGCCAAGGAGATCCCGCAGTTCGGGCACCTCCCGTACGTCATGGGCGAGGGCAACAAGAAGCTGTCCAAGCGCGACCCCGAGGCGTCCCTCAACCTCTACCGCGAGCGCGGCTTCCTCCCGCAGGGCCTGCTCAACTACCTCTCGCTCCTCGGCTGGTCCATCGCGGAGGACCGCGACATCTTCTCGATCGAGGAGATGGTCGCCGCCTTCGACGTCAAGGACGTCAACGCCAACCCGGCGCGCTTCGACCTGAAGAAGTGCGAGCACATCAACGCCGAGCACCTGCGCATGCTCTCGGTCGACGAGTTCATCGCGGCCTGCGAGCCGTGGCTGAAGGCGCCGTACGCCAACTGGAAGCCGGAGTCCTTCGACCGGGCCGCCTTCGAGGCGATCGCCCCGCACGCCCAGACCCGCGTGACGGTCCTCTCCGACATCACGGCCAACGTCGACTTCCTCTTCCTCGACGAGCCGGTCGAGGACGAGGCGTCCTGGGCGAAGGCGATGAAGGGCGAGCCCGTGCCGCTCCTCACCACCGCCCGCGCCAAGCTGGAAGCGGCCGACTGGACGAGCCCCGAGTCCCTCAAGGAGGCCGTCCTGGCCGCCGGTGAGGAGCACGGCCTGAAGCTCGGCAAGGCCCAGGCCCCGGTGCGCGTAGCCGTCACCGGCCGCACGGTCGGCCTCCCGCTCTTCGAGTCCCTGGAGATCCTGGGCAAGGAGAAGACGCTGGCCCGCATCGACGCGGCGCTGGCCAAGCTCACCGCGTAAAGAGCTGTACGACGACAGGGCCCGGAGGCGGCACACGCTTCCGGGCCCTTCGCATGCCCGAAGAGACTCTCCGGGGGGACAACCCCCAACCCCCAGCCGTGGGGGGCGGCTCGGCGGTAGCGTCGCGCTCATCCGATCAACGCCGTCGTCTGGGACATCGACACTGCGTTCTTCGGGGGATAACCCCCGATCCCCCAGCCGTGGGGGCGGCTCGGGGGTAGCGTCGCGCTCATCCGATCAACGCCGTCGTCTGGGACATCGACACTGCGTTCTTCGGGGGATAACCCCCGAACCCCCAGCCATGGGGGCGGCTCGGCGGTAGCGTCGCTCCCATGCCGATCAACGCCGTCGTCTGGGACATCGACGACACGATCTTCGACTACGCGACCGCCGACCACGTCGGCATGCGGGACCACCTCAGGGCCGAGGGGCTCGCCGACGGCTACGCCACCGTCGATCATGCCCTTGCCCGATGGCGCGAGATCACCGAACTCCACTGGGCGAGCTTCGCCTCGGGTGAGACCACCTTTGAGGGGCAGCGCCGGGACCGTGTGCGGTCGTTTCTCGGTGTGCCGCTGAGCGACGACGCGGCCGACGACTGGTTCGGCCGGTACGTCGCCCACTTCGAGGCCGCCTGGAAGCTGTTCCCCGACACCGTTCCGGTGCTCGACGTCCTGGCCGAGGACTACCGACACGCCGTGCTCTCCAACTCCAGCGTCCACAACCAGGACCGCAAGCTGCGCGTCCTGGGAGTGCGCGACCGTTTCGAGGCTCTGCTGTGTGCCGCCGAACTGGGTGTGTCCAAGCCCGCCGCCGAGGCCTTCCACGCCGCCTGCGACGCGCTCGGCCTGCCGCCCCACGAGGTCGCGTACGTCGGCGACCAGCCCGACATCGACGCCGGCGGCGCCGACGCCGCCGGTCTGGCCGGGATCTGGCTCGACCGGGGCGGACTCGGCGGCCGCCCGGACCTCGTGCGCATCACCGGGCTTGAGCAGCTACCTGGGCTGTTGCGGGGCGATACCCGTTTTGGAGCGCCGTCCACCTTCGGGTAATGTTCTTTCTGCGCCGCCCGAGAGGGCCGAAAGGTCTGGCCGGAAGGCGCAAACCAAACAAACCCCCACCAGGGGGTTGTGTTTTGGTGGGCTATGGTGTAATTGGCAGCACGACGGTTTCTGGTTCCGTTAGTCTAGGTTCGAGTCCTGGTAGCCCAGCTCTGCAGAGCTCATCTGCAAAGGCCCCCGTTGTGTAGCGGCCTAGCACGCCGCCCTCTCAAGGCGGTAGCGCCGGTTCGAATCCGGTCGGGGGTACAGATCCTTTCTTTCCACCACCTCCGGGTCGCTCCTGGATGCGGTGACGTAGGGATCGCCAAGGCCCCCGTTGTGTAGCGGCCTAGCACGCCGCCCTCTCAAGGCGGTAGCGCCGGTTCGAATCCGGTCGGGGGTACTGGTCTAAACCAATAGGTCTAAACCACCATGGGCTATGGTGTAATTGGCAGCACGAGGGTTTCTGGTTCCCTTAGTCTAGGTTCGAGTCCTGGTAGCCCAGCGCAGTACAACTCGCAGTAAACAGGCCCCCGTTGTGTAGCGGCCTAGCACGCCGCCCTCTCAAGGCGGTAGCGCCGGTTCGAATCCGGTCGGGGGTACGCACAGAGAAGACCCTCCGCGATGCGGAGGGTCTTTCTCGTATGCGGGCACTACGGGCACTACCGCACGCGTGAACCCGCCGCCATAATCCGCGCATGGCGCTCCTCCATGGCATGCACCGTACGGTCGCCGTCGCCGATCTGCGCGTCGGGGACCACGCCTGTCTCTTCTTCGGCTCGAAGGAGGAGCAGTTGTCCGTGCTGGGATCCCTGGTCGTCGCGGGCCTCGCGGCCCGGCAGAAACTCCTGTTCCTCGCGGGCAGCGACGGCCCCCACACTCCGTACGACCTCCTCGACCGCTGCCGCATACCCCTCCCGGCGGGCAACACCCGCGACGACGGCGTGGCGGAGCGCATACAGATCATGGACGCCGAGGAGTTCTGCCTGTACGCGGGCCACGTCGAACCCAGGCGCATGGTGGGCCGGTTGCGCAAGGAGGCCGACCGGGCGCTCACCGAGGGCTATGCCGGTCTGCGCATCGTCGGCGACATGAGTGTGGCCATCCGCGACGAGGACGCGCTGGGGCAACTGCTGCAGTACGAGGCCCTGCTCGCCCGGGAGTTCAGGCGCGGATCCACGCTCGCCGTCTGCCAGTACGACGCACGGCGCTTCGACACCGCACAGCTGAAGGCCTTCGCCTCCGCACACCCGAGGAGCGTCGACGTCGAACCCCTCGTGCGTACCGCGGAGTTACGCGTTGTCCGTACGTACCATCCGAGCGGGCTCCGGGTGGAAGGAGTCGTGGACATCCGCACGCACCGGCATCTGCGCGGCGCACTGGGCACGCTGGAGCCGGTCGACGGCGATGTCCAACTCGACCTGTCGCGCCTGGAGTTCCTCGACCTCGGCGGGCTGCGCCTGCTGATGGCGTTCGCCGGATCACGCCGTGCGGGCAGCCAGGTCGAACTGGCCGGTCTCGCACCGCATCTGCGCGAAGTGATCGCACTCGTCGGCTGGGACGACACTCCCGGTCTGCGACTGGGAGCGGACCATGTCAACTGACCGTGGTGCGAACGGCAGAGGCTTCGTTCACCACGCCTCGCTCTACGACAGCGACGAGGCGTTCCTGGCGATGGCCCTGCCGTTCGCCGAGGCGGGACTGGAAGCGGGGGAGCCGGTTCTGGCCGCGACCACACCCGCGAATATCGAACTGCTCCGGGACGCCCTCGGGAAACGCGCCCACGCACTGGACACCGCGGAGACGGCATATTTCGGCCGCCGGCCCGTGGAGCGGATCTCGTCCTTCCTGCGCTACTGGAACCACCGGCAGGTGCCCGGCCGCGGGATGCGGATCATGGCCGAGCCCGTGTGGTCGGGCAAGTCCGCGCGTCAGATCGCGGAGTGGAAGCGGATGGAGTCGGGGCTGAATGTGCTGCTCGCGGAGGCTGCCGACCTCTGGATGATCTGCCCGTACGACACCAGGACGGTGCCCCGCGACATCGCGGAGGCGGCCCACGCCACGCACCCCGGCCATGTGGTCGGGTCCGAGATCCTCCCCAGTGCGGCATACGTCGATCCGCATGCCTACGCAGCGGCTGCGGACGCCCCGCTGCCGGCGCCGCCCGGTGGTGCCGCCGTGCTGGAGGGGCGTGCCACCCCGGCCGCCGTACGCCGCTTCGTACGCGACCGGGCCGAGGCGGCGGGCCTCGCGGGGGCACGCCTGGCGATGGCCGAGACCGTGGCCAACGAGGCGCTGACCTACCTGATGAGCCACGGGGCCACCGGCGCGCGGGTGTGTGCCTGGGAGGAGCCCGGTGTCCTCGTCTGGGACCTGTTCGCCGGGGACCGCGCGCCCGCACCGGCCACCTGGGCGGGATTCGCACCGCCCGGCGCACAGGCCGGCGCCGATGACGGGCTGTGGCTGATGCGCAACCTCTGCGAATCGGTGGAGATCCGCACGGTGGACGGCCGGCTGAGGCTGCGCCTGCGGTACGCGGGGGCGACCAACGCCGAGCGGCTCTGAGCCGACGGCGTTCCCGCCCCCGGCTTCCGCCCGCACCGCCCGGATCAGCCGCCGGAGCGGCGCAGGGCCTCCGACAGGCGCGCGGCCGAGTCGATGACCGCCTGGGCGTGCATCCGGCCCGGGTGGCGGGTCAGCCGCTCGATCGGTCCGGAGACCGAGACGGCGGCGACCACCCGGTTGGAAGGACCGCGCACCGGCGCCGACACCGAGGCCACGCCCGG from Streptomyces spiramyceticus carries:
- a CDS encoding MEDS domain-containing protein — encoded protein: MSTDRGANGRGFVHHASLYDSDEAFLAMALPFAEAGLEAGEPVLAATTPANIELLRDALGKRAHALDTAETAYFGRRPVERISSFLRYWNHRQVPGRGMRIMAEPVWSGKSARQIAEWKRMESGLNVLLAEAADLWMICPYDTRTVPRDIAEAAHATHPGHVVGSEILPSAAYVDPHAYAAAADAPLPAPPGGAAVLEGRATPAAVRRFVRDRAEAAGLAGARLAMAETVANEALTYLMSHGATGARVCAWEEPGVLVWDLFAGDRAPAPATWAGFAPPGAQAGADDGLWLMRNLCESVEIRTVDGRLRLRLRYAGATNAERL
- a CDS encoding MEDS domain-containing protein codes for the protein MALLHGMHRTVAVADLRVGDHACLFFGSKEEQLSVLGSLVVAGLAARQKLLFLAGSDGPHTPYDLLDRCRIPLPAGNTRDDGVAERIQIMDAEEFCLYAGHVEPRRMVGRLRKEADRALTEGYAGLRIVGDMSVAIRDEDALGQLLQYEALLAREFRRGSTLAVCQYDARRFDTAQLKAFASAHPRSVDVEPLVRTAELRVVRTYHPSGLRVEGVVDIRTHRHLRGALGTLEPVDGDVQLDLSRLEFLDLGGLRLLMAFAGSRRAGSQVELAGLAPHLREVIALVGWDDTPGLRLGADHVN